The following coding sequences lie in one Eremothecium sinecaudum strain ATCC 58844 chromosome IV, complete sequence genomic window:
- the CAB3 gene encoding phosphopantothenoylcysteine decarboxylase complex subunit CAB3 (Syntenic homolog of Ashbya gossypii ADR156C; Syntenic homolog of Saccharomyces cerevisiae YKL088W (CAB3)) translates to MGDSSEAEFTESISVPGAESSHKQKDQPISILNNRCMSGGRGMSVKSSTSGVPQQQAPVFHGVVVGDERVAGGSGAVNGANEGVATGERSIQATPVKFDTGTLVGPGTAKAYINQYSTTEPVNLGLMEQKIKLVTHGLDVSPDSSLMGSNSGANSPTSFSKTPTGGVVAVSFTVPCNAEKISHRGSISTRPPNAAAKNSISGSGAHAGAPPAGSVPHMGVGTGGHATELHTNDSDSSAELSRQNSIVHMPGDFIYFDHPFHAPLTPLSPPQASVNSSLVKRHHHHVSNKAIIGEDNGPQVPFTKFFQKQDDEKIHILIGATGSVATLKVPLIIDKLFKIYTPDKVSIQLVVTKRAEHFLKGLKISKDVKLWRDEDEWFGFKRPGDPVLHIELRKWADIFLIAPLSANTLAKVANGICDNLLTSLLRVWNPSTPVIVAPAMNTFMYAHPVTSKHLKILREDAPYVQVLKPVEKVLVCGDIGMGGMREWIEIVEILVKSISKSSGLNQLSQGDKDDQENDAEEVEDDDDERRHEGEETDDTDATDLSSGDAFEDEDDDQGEDESHTREDNNHNETKNSGSTSFQAYNTNQTSHIR, encoded by the coding sequence ATGGGGGATTCCTCTGAGGCAGAATTTACGGAATCTATATCAGTTCCAGGAGCTGAGAGTTCTCATAAGCAGAAGGATCAGCCTATTTCTATCTTGAACAACCGTTGTATGAGTGGTGGTCGAGGGATGAGCGTTAAAAGTTCAACCAGCGGTGTGCCGCAGCAACAGGCTCCAGTGTTCCATGGAGTGGTGGTAGGGGATGAAAGGGTAGCGGGAGGTAGTGGTGCTGTTAATGGTGCTAATGAGGGTGTTGCAACCGGAGAGAGGTCGATTCAGGCTACTCCAGTAAAATTTGATACGGGTACGCTAGTTGGGCCAGGTACCGCCAAAGCGTATATTAATCAATACAGTACTACGGAGCCGGTTAATCTCGGTTTGATGGAGCAGAAGATCAAGTTGGTCACGCATGGGCTTGATGTATCTCCTGATTCTTCGTTGATGGGAAGTAATTCTGGAGCTAACTCTCCTACATCTTTTTCCAAGACACCCACAGGGGGTGTCGTTGCGGTTTCCTTTACGGTTCCATGTAATGCAGAAAAGATCTCTCACAGAGGTTCTATTTCTACACGGCCTCCTAACGCGGCGGCCAAGAACAGTATTAGTGGTTCTGGCGCGCATGCAGGTGCACCACCGGCTGGATCAGTACCTCATATGGGGGTAGGGACCGGGGGACATGCCACAGAATTGCATACCAATGATAGCGATTCTTCTGCCGAACTCTCTCGACAGAATTCTATCGTGCACATGCCAGGTGACTTTATTTACTTTGATCATCCTTTTCATGCTCCTTTGACGCCTCTTTCGCCCCCTCAGGCCAGTGTGAACTCTTCACTTGTGAAACGACACCATCACCACGTCAGTAATAAAGCCATTATTGGCGAAGATAACGGTCCGCAGGTTCCTTTTACCAAGTTTTTTCAAAAACAGGATGATGAAAAGATACACATTTTGATCGGCGCTACTGGTTCAGTGGCCACTTTGAAGGTTCCTTTGATCATCGACAAGCTATTTAAGATTTACACACCTGACAAGGTTTCTATTCAATTGGTGGTTACCAAAAGGGCAGAGCACTTTTTGAAAGGACTAAAAATAAGTAAAGATGTCAAGTTATGGAGGGATGAGGACGAATGGTTCGGTTTTAAGAGACCGGGTGATCCTGTTTTACATATTGAATTACGCAAGTGGGCAGATATATTTCTAATTGCACCGTTGTCTGCCAACACCTTGGCAAAGGTTGCGAACGGTATTTGCGACAACCTATTAACATCTTTGCTACGAGTATGGAATCCTAGTACCCCAGTCATTGTGGCTCCTGCCATGAACACATTTATGTATGCGCACCCCGTGACTAGCAAGCACTTGAAGATACTACGAGAAGACGCTCCGTATGTTCAGGTCCTAAAACCCGTAGAGAAGGTTCTTGTTTGTGGTGATATAGGGATGGGTGGAATGAGAGAGTGGATAGAAATAGTTGAAATTTTGGTGAAAAGCATTTCTAAATCAAGTGGTTTGAATCAACTGTCACAAGGCGACAAAGACGACCAAGAAAATGATGCAGAGGAGGTAGAAGACGACGATGATGAACGACGTCACGAGGGTGAGGAAACAGATGACACCGATGCTACCGACTTGTCATCTGGAGATGCATTcgaagatgaagacgaCGACCAAGGTGAAGATGAGTCTCATACACGTGAAGATAATAATCATAATGAAACAAAGAACTCCGGTTCTACGAGTTTCCAAGCATACAATACTAATCAAACCTCTCACATCCGATAA
- a CDS encoding HDR170Cp (Syntenic homolog of Eremothecium cymbalariae Ecym_3401; not in Ashbya gossypii; not in Saccharomyces cerevisiae), with protein MATTIDPSISLNPVKDATVSQGYYSVSRGTLLSRDTYTDRDIVDNDSSPPRNEGIAAGFGSLGLLKNRRHRLRRWWNRFYLGEKHEPNNSSDTEGVSDTNDNAGTSAIATAGTTAALDGNDVNLNAKFDSKKPFSLEASNKPKLVERLNTDSGSDTQIENTDIEDSEDSLRWRYSNKFHTLKDWIHKTLRKTRNSSSIFQHGLVISDLYFHSERHMKAKFHTPADLTAKFRSKSNTLGATHGLEATDNEASASQDIPPCPATAYDSETDTDADQSSDAESEGEYRAQVMNVQMLDSLRTNPNQRSSVASFNHVGHMGDVSIKDEEEEMGDLHIRLKDIGLSPTNEFYRELYAICNI; from the coding sequence ATGGCAACTACCATTGATCCTAGTATCTCGCTTAATCCAGTCAAAGATGCGACCGTCTCACAAGGGTATTATAGTGTTTCTAGAGGAACCCTACTAAGTCGTGACACATACACGGATCGGGACATAGTAGATAATGACAGTTCCCCTCCCCGAAATGAAGGGATAGCAGCAGGTTTTGGTAGCTTAGGTCTTTTAAAAAACCGCCGTCACCGATTGAGGAGGTGGTGGAATAGATTCTATTTGGGTGAAAAGCACGAACCTAATAATAGCTCAGACACCGAAGGAGTTTCAGATACCAATGATAATGCCGGAACAAGTGCCATTGCAACTGCAGGTACTACTGCTGCATTGGATGGTAATGATGTTAACCTCAATGCCAAATTCGATTCGAAAAAGCCCTTTTCACTGGAAGCGTCTAATAAGCCAAAACTCGTCGAACGTTTAAATACAGATTCTGGTTCTGACACACAAATTGAAAACACCGATATTGAGGATTCGGAAGACAGCTTAAGGTGGAGGTACTCGAACAAATTTCATACGTTGAAGGACTGGATCCACAAGACGCTAAGGAAGACGCGCAAttcatcttcaattttCCAGCATGGGTTGGTCATTTCGGATCTTTATTTCCATTCGGAGCGACATATGAAGGCAAAATTCCACACCCCAGCTGACTTGACGGCAAAGTTCAGGAGTAAGAGCAACACTCTGGGAGCCACGCATGGTTTGGAAGCAACTGATAATGAGGCTTCCGCTTCCCAGGATATTCCTCCCTGTCCAGCTACCGCCTATGACAGCGAGACTGACACTGACGCTGACCAGAGCTCCGATGCTGAATCGGAGGGCGAATATAGGGCGCAAGTAATGAATGTTCAAATGTTGGACAGTCTGCGCACCAACCCTAACCAACGCAGTAGCGTCGCCAGCTTTAACCATGTCGGTCACATGGGTGACGTCTCCATAAAAgacgaagaagaggagATGGGTGACCTGCACATCAGATTGAAAGATATTGGACTCTCACCCACCAACGAATTTTACCGCGAGCTATATGCCATTTGTAACATCTAG
- the CCE1 gene encoding cruciform cutting endonuclease (Syntenic homolog of Ashbya gossypii ADR157W; Syntenic homolog of Saccharomyces cerevisiae YKL011C (CCE1)) has translation MKFFVKSLHKTTICQSPSHVADIHNPLDGLILMKSTPGAIFKYCKTLDAATLKKVAILVGADCSGTKPTIVAALEKQIKLLNPLLQTQKQQGHLSIAAMDMGIVNFAHCRLLWHKGAPPKLIDWQKQPLNEHINPNWTKAKKTSMEPYTMWKIAQSVTTQLRSEDTDLYLIERQRGRTAGRPNVPERILQVNILEHILFSNLMTISSNEKTPFYIRSSSPRKMVDYWCGILPEEVQRKVLEVHNTIGKRDGFSKKLRVCLVRSLLAKQFENNDSSSLKMQLSDTMYKLFEKHSENISTFDISHTLNPKTYKYKKLQKNDDLADALLHGLSWVDWINNFSRIEDFTEQNPDWSNSTSATEFATLINSLHEERVEHGKKSLTVLPY, from the coding sequence ATGAAATTTTTTGTAAAATCATTGCATAAAACTACAATATGCCAGTCACCTTCTCACGTAGCGGACATACATAATCCATTAGACGGCCTGATTTTAATGAAATCAACACCTGGAGCTATTTTTAAATACTGCAAAACACTAGATGCTGCTACATTGAAAAAAGTGGCCATCCTGGTTGGTGCGGATTGCTCGGGCACTAAACCTACTATAGTAGCAGCGCTGGAGAAGCAAATTAAATTGCTAAACCCACTGCTGCAGACTCAAAAGCAGCAAGGGCATTTGTCTATTGCTGCAATGGATATGGGAATTGTAAACTTTGCGCATTGTAGATTACTATGGCATAAGGGTGCCCCCCCGAAGCTGATAGATTGGCAAAAACAGCCTTTAAACGAACATATTAACCCAAATTGGACCAAAGCTAAGAAAACGTCCATGGAACCTTATACGATGTGGAAGATAGCTCAATCTGTGACGACGCAGCTCCGATCAGAGGATACGGATTTGTACCTGATTGAGCGCCAACGAGGAAGAACCGCAGGGAGGCCTAATGTTCCCGAACGTATACTCCAAGTTAATATTCTGGAGCACATTTTGTTCTCGAATTTGATGACGATATCTAGCAACGAGAAAACACCTTTTTATATTAGATCTTCATCTCCGAGAAAGATGGTAGACTACTGGTGTGGGATTTTACCTGAAGAAGTTCAACGTAAGGTATTGGAGGTACATAATACAATTGGAAAGCGAGATGGATTTAGTAAAAAACTTCGAGTTTGCCTGGTAAGGTCGTTACTCGCCAAACAATTTGAGAACAATGATAGTTCAAGTTTGAAGATGCAGCTTTCTGACACAATGTATAAACTTTTCGAAAAGCACAGTGAAAATATATCGACGTTCGACATATCCCATACTTTGAATCCGAAAACTTACAAGTATAAAAAGTTACAGAAAAACGACGACTTGGCGGACGCATTGCTTCACGGTTTGTCATGGGTAGATTGGATAAATAACTTCAGCAGAATTGAGGACTTCACCGAACAGAACCCTGATTGGAGCAATAGTACGTCCGCCACAGAGTTCGCAACGCTAATAAATTCCCTCCACGAGGAGAGAGTGGAACACGGAAAGAAAAGCCTTACTGTCTTACCTTACTAA
- a CDS encoding uncharacterized protein (Non-Syntenic homolog of Saccharomyces cerevisiae YMR090W not in Ashbya gossypii; syntenic homolog of Eremothecium cymbalariae Ecym_3399), with translation MVSKVAIIGSNGKIGKILVKKLKDSSKYSPLAFVRKQEQIEKLKADGVEAKLLDIGEASVDDITKAVKGAKVVVFSAGSEEDLFNVDLDGALKTAEACENLGIKKFILVSTIGADDRDFWSSPTLRDFNLRNYFVCKRVADKIIQSSNLDYTIVRPGVLLEGEGTGKIVDLDEVKTDRNDVCFIQRADVAEFIFQSLPHLDKMKKKVFTLGNGDVPIADIIKSL, from the coding sequence ATGGTTTCGAAAGTTGCAATTATTGGATCCAATGGTAAAATTGGTAAGATCCTTGTCAAGAAGTTGAAGGATTCTTCAAAATACTCCCCTCTTGCCTTTGTTAGAAAGCAGGAACAGATTGAGAAGTTAAAGGCTGATGGCGTTGAAGCGAAATTATTGGACATTGGCGAGGCCTCTGTTGATGATATTACCAAGGCAGTGAAGGGTGCTAAAGTGGTAGTATTCAGTGCTGGGTCTGAAGAGGATTTGTTTAACGTTGATCTAGACGGTGCGTTGAAGACTGCGGAGGCATGCGAGAACCTTGGCATTAAGAAGTTTATTCTTGTGTCAACCATTGGTGCGGATGACCGTGACTTCTGGAGCTCACCAACTCTACGTGACTTTAACCTGCGTAACTACTTCGTCTGTAAGAGGGTCGCTGACAAGATTATTCAAAGCTCAAACCTGGACTATACTATCGTTCGTCCTGGTGTGTTACTCGAAGGGGAAGGCACTGGAAAAATTGTCGACTTGGACGAAGTAAAGACAGACAGAAATGATGTCTGCTTTATTCAGAGAGCGGATGTTGCAGAATTCATCTTTCAATCATTGCCACACCTTGATaagatgaagaagaaagttTTTACACTTGGAAACGGTGATGTTCCAATTGCTGACATTATTAAGTCTTTGTAA
- the SEC11 gene encoding signal peptidase complex catalytic subunit SEC11 (Syntenic homolog of Ashbya gossypii ADR158W; Syntenic homolog of Saccharomyces cerevisiae YIR022W (SEC11)) — protein MNLRLELKNLLNLCFTLASTYMFWKGLSVVTNSHSPIVVVLSGSMEPAFQRGDILFLWNRNDYNKVGDIVVYEVEGKDIPIVHRVLREHRNEKSGKQLLLTKGDNNSGDDIPLYSHRQIYLDKKKDIVGTVKGYLPKLGYVTILVSENQYAKFAMIGLLGLSSLLSNE, from the coding sequence ATGAATCTAAGATTGGAACTAAAGAATCTACTTAACCTATGCTTTACTCTGGCAAGCACTTATATGTTTTGGAAGGGATTGTCAGTGGTAACTAATTCCCATTCTCCAATTGTCGTTGTGTTGTCAGGATCTATGGAACCGGCCTTCCAAAGAGGAGACATTTTATTTCTATGGAATAGAAATGATTATAATAAGGTTGGAGATATTGTTGTATATGAAGTAGAGGGCAAGGATATCCCAATTGTCCATCGGGTTTTACGAGAACACCGGAATGAAAAGAGTGGCAAACAGTTACTGTTAACTAAGGGAGATAACAATTCCGGCGATGATATTCCATTGTACTCTCATAGACAGATATATCTGGACAAAAAGAAGGATATAGTTGGTACTGTAAAAGGCTACCTACCTAAATTAGGCTATGTAACTATATTGGTGAGCGAGAACCAGTATGCGAAGTTCGCTATGATCGGTTTACTAGGGCTCAGTTCTCTGTTGAGCAATGAGTGA
- the PRP40 gene encoding snoRNA-splicing protein PRP40 (Syntenic homolog of Ashbya gossypii ADR159C; Syntenic homolog of Saccharomyces cerevisiae YKL012W (PRP40)), producing MTGWNEAKDPEGRTYYYNAKGETTWERPKELEVILDPKLEEIGWKAASTEDGKVYYYNTSTNESTWELPSLPEVSKKSLETNKEDVGSARIDALMNPDEKYNNKSKVLNVIPDSNTQHAEKLFLQMLKDHQVDSTWSFDRIISELSCKDPRYWCVDDDPVWKQTMFEKYLTTRTEDQLLKEHAAVNKFKDAFVAMLKSRTDIYYYTRWQTARRLIANEPIYKHSVVGEKMKKQTFLEYVEQLEQEHKKQFEKTRGQALQELRQYLQSILTDRKSLINWADLEKQYLFTNTRYQANKHFETLEKVDIIKVYVDIVQKMIAKCYEEVEELSRIRYTSDRIARDGMRELLQEHRDSIRSNSKWSSVYHLFKTDPRFLKTLGRKGSTALDLFMDVVHEKKLVISAHCSVVQQLLIEMEFQWNDEDPASNKPSLIDIIRSKDQFKNVDDIDKDLIADELVASRIQKLQNEAERLERLKEQRKQYFSLMLQRTFHQQLPPTWEEAKEQIKKQPEYHALADDEALMKEVFQALSSDSTAPAAASRSQLPTRKRPLASTMELDY from the coding sequence ATGACTGGTTGGAATGAGGCTAAGGACCCCGAAGGGCGAACCTATTACTATAATGCGAAGGGTGAGACGACATGGGAGAGGCCTAAAGAGCTGGAAGTTATTTTAGACCCGAAACTGGAGGAAATTGGCTGGAAGGCGGCTTCTACCGAGGATGGGAAGGTTTATTATTACAATACGAGCACCAATGAGAGTACTTGGGAGTTACCAAGTCTTCCTGAAGTGAGTAAGAAGTCTTTGGAAACGAATAAAGAGGACGTTGGATCTGCTAGGATAGATGCATTGATGAATCCTGACGAGAAATACAACAATAAATCGAAGGTTTTGAACGTCATTCCAGATTCTAACACTCAGCACGCGGAAAAGTTATTCCTCCAGATGCTGAAAGATCACCAGGTGGACTCCACATGGTCTTTTGACAGAATTATATCTGAATTAAGCTGTAAGGACCCCCGTTACTGGTGTGTGGACGACGATCCCGTGTGGAAGCAGACTATGTTCGAAAAGTACCTAACGACCAGAACGGAGGATCAACTGTTGAAGGAGCATGCTGCTGTGAATAAGTTTAAGGATGCGTTCGTGGCAATGCTAAAAAGTAGGACAGATATTTATTACTACACGAGGTGGCAAACAGCGCGGCGTCTAATAGCGAACGAGCCCATCTACAAGCATTCGGTTGTGGGCgagaagatgaagaaacAGACGTTTCTCGAGTATGTGGAACAGCTAGAGCAGGAGCACAAAAAGCAGTTTGAGAAGACGCGGGGACAGGCGCTGCAAGAACTAAGACAGTATCTACAGAGCATCTTAACGGACAGAAAGTCTCTGATAAACTGGGCAGACCTTGAAAAGCAGTATTTGTTCACTAACACAAGATACCAGGCAAACAAGCACTTTGAGACATTGGAAAAGGTGGACATCATCAAGGTCTACGTCGACATAGTGCAGAAAATGATCGCAAAGTGTTATGAAGAAGTAGAAGAGCTGTCGCGCATACGCTACACCAGTGATCGCATTGCTCGAGATGGAATGAGGGAGCTCCTGCAAGAACACAGGGATAGTATTCGCAGCAATTCTAAGTGGAGCAGCGTTTACCACTTATTTAAGACAGACCCCCGGTTCCTGAAGACACTTGGCCGCAAGGGCTCTACTGCGCTAGATCTCTTCATGGACGTAGTACATGAGAAAAAACTGGTCATCAGTGCACATTGCTCCGTTGTGCAACAGCTGCTGATTGAAATGGAGTTTCAGTGGAATGACGAAGACCCGGCTTCCAATAAGCCATCGCTGATAGACATCATCCGGTCAAAAGACCAATTCAAAAATGTAGATGACATAGATAAAGACCTAATCGCAGATGAGCTGGTTGCATCCAGGATACAGAAACTGCAAAACGAAGCCGAGCGACTGGAACGCCTGAAGGAACAGCGGAAGCAGTATTTCTCTTTAATGCTACAGAGGACATTTCACCAGCAACTTCCACCAACCTGGGAGGAAGCTAAAGAGCAGATAAAAAAGCAACCAGAGTACCATGCCCTGGCGGATGATGAAGCTCTTATGAAAGAAGTTTTCCAAGCCCTCAGCTCTGACAGCACTGCACCCGCGGCTGCCTCTCGTTCACAACTACCTACAAGGAAAAGACCCCTAGCATCTACAATGGAATTGGACTATTAA
- the ARC19 gene encoding Arc19p (Syntenic homolog of Ashbya gossypii ACL092C; Syntenic homolog of Saccharomyces cerevisiae YKL013C (ARC19)), producing the protein MSQSLRPYLNTVRYSLQAALNLSNFSSQDVERHNRPEVEVPNNSAELRLQDMHIARNEHEQVLIESSVNSVRMSIKVKQSDEIEQILVHKFTRFLEQRAESFYILRRVPINGYSISFLITNNHTETMITEKLVDFIIEFMEEVDKEISEMKLFLNARARFVAEAYLGQFVY; encoded by the coding sequence ATGTCCCAATCATTACGTCCGTACCTCAACACTGTTCGCTACTCTCTACAGGCTGCTTTAAATTTGTCGAATTTCTCTTCTCAAGATGTAGAACGTCATAACAGGCCGGAAGTAGAAGTGCCAAACAATAGCGCTGAACTTCGCCTACAGGATATGCACATTGCCCGTAACGAACACGAACAAGTTCTCATCGAATCAAGTGTCAACAGTGTGCGCATGAGTATCAAGGTAAAGCAGTCGGACGAGATAGAACAAATTTTGGTGCACAAGTTCACTCGTTTCCTAGAACAAAGAGCGGAATCCTTCTACATTCTAAGGAGAGTTCCCATCAATGGCTACAGCATTTCATTCCTAATCACTAACAACCACACAGAGACAATGATTACGGAGAAATTGGTCGACTTTATCATTGAGTTCATGGAGGAAGTGGATAAGGAAATTAGCGAGATGAAGTTATTCTTGAACGCCAGGGCCAGATTTGTTGCTGAGGCGTACCTAGGCCAATTCGTATACTGA